From Chryseobacterium gallinarum, one genomic window encodes:
- a CDS encoding lysine N(6)-hydroxylase/L-ornithine N(5)-oxygenase family protein encodes MKHLKYNTLENNKIYDIIGIGIGPFNLGLAALLEPVEGISALFLDQAEGFDWHPGLMLDNATLQVPFMADLVTMADPKSQYSFLNFLKETDRLYKFYIRENFYILRKEYNLYCQWVARKLQNCQFGKKVENIIFNGPEQLFTIDVLDLKNNDVKKYYAKKIVLGTGTQPNLPAFMEDKNFPNVIHTSEYLKHKESILDAGSVSIIGSGQSAAEIFRDLLPETDNGLFMSWFTRPDRFFPMEYSKLTLELTSPEYVDHFYNMPPSQRKAVLAKQPPLYKGINFDLINDIFDTLYEMSVGNAPLNVALKPSCQLDSISPEGNSYALNFTHVQEHITFTHISDYIVLATGYKYKEPKFLKGIEELIQRTEEGLFEVSRYYTIDQAGNIFVQNAELHTHGFVTPDLGMGAYRNALIINTIAGKEVYKVEKRIAFQEFNTRKAWTAKHSS; translated from the coding sequence ATGAAACATTTAAAATATAATACATTGGAAAATAATAAAATATATGATATTATCGGGATCGGGATTGGTCCTTTTAATTTAGGACTGGCCGCGCTTCTTGAACCGGTGGAAGGTATTTCGGCACTATTTCTTGACCAGGCGGAAGGATTCGACTGGCATCCGGGACTGATGCTGGATAATGCAACACTGCAGGTTCCGTTTATGGCAGACCTGGTAACGATGGCAGACCCCAAAAGCCAATACAGTTTCCTTAATTTTCTAAAAGAAACAGATCGTTTGTATAAGTTTTACATCAGAGAAAACTTCTACATTTTAAGAAAAGAATACAACCTTTATTGCCAATGGGTAGCAAGGAAGTTGCAAAATTGCCAGTTCGGAAAAAAAGTTGAGAATATTATTTTTAACGGACCTGAACAGCTATTTACTATTGATGTCCTGGATCTGAAAAATAATGATGTCAAAAAATATTACGCAAAAAAAATAGTACTGGGAACCGGAACACAACCGAATCTTCCTGCATTTATGGAGGATAAAAATTTTCCCAATGTCATTCATACCTCAGAGTATCTGAAACATAAAGAAAGCATCCTGGATGCGGGTTCTGTTTCCATTATCGGATCGGGGCAAAGTGCAGCAGAAATTTTCCGGGATCTTCTTCCTGAAACTGATAATGGGCTTTTTATGAGCTGGTTTACCAGACCGGACCGGTTTTTCCCGATGGAATATTCAAAACTGACGCTGGAACTGACTTCACCGGAATATGTGGATCATTTCTACAATATGCCTCCATCCCAGCGCAAAGCAGTTCTGGCAAAGCAACCCCCGCTTTATAAGGGAATCAATTTTGATCTGATCAATGATATTTTCGATACTTTATATGAAATGAGTGTAGGAAATGCTCCTTTGAATGTTGCCTTAAAACCCAGCTGCCAGCTAGACAGTATTTCCCCTGAAGGAAATTCATATGCGCTGAATTTCACTCATGTTCAGGAACACATTACATTTACTCACATTTCGGATTATATTGTTCTGGCCACAGGTTATAAGTATAAAGAACCTAAGTTCCTGAAGGGAATTGAGGAACTTATTCAAAGAACGGAAGAAGGTCTCTTTGAAGTAAGCCGTTACTATACAATTGACCAGGCTGGGAATATTTTTGTGCAGAACGCAGAGCTTCATACCCACGGTTTTGTTACACCTGACCTTGGGATGGGCGCCTACCGGAATGCTTTGATTATTAATACTATTGCTGGAAAAGAGGTTTACAAGGTAGAAAAAAGAATCGCTTTCCAGGAGTTTAATACCCGGAAAGCATGGACCGCAAAACATTCATCTTAG
- a CDS encoding MFS transporter, with the protein MQVNSSNGISRTVIWLMAIISGLVVANNYYNQPLLALISEDLKVSESAASRISVLTQIGYALGLLLIVPLGDKFFRKKLILIDLFLVFGSLLWMTFADQLWMLYAASLLIGATSVIPQLFVPIAAELSTDKEKSSNIGLVMSGLLLGILLSRFIGGIVGEIWGWRAMFGIAAGLMVLVWLAVYKMLPELHPNFKGTYRELMQSVIHLARTQPILQLASFRGAMAFGSMCALFTTLVFHMEKPPFNAGSSVVGSFGLAGAVGALAAAKVGALQKYLDLNRIILYSLLIVIGSWGFTYFAGETYWGLIVGVILVDLGVQSSHIMNQTNYFLIKSNAVNRLNTVYMVSYFIGGSLGTWLASIAWQKAQWPGVCFVGATFGVLGLIAHIVFCNKVNKA; encoded by the coding sequence ATGCAGGTGAATTCTTCCAACGGTATTTCCCGGACTGTAATCTGGTTGATGGCCATTATTTCAGGACTTGTAGTCGCAAACAATTATTACAACCAGCCTTTACTGGCTCTTATTTCCGAAGATCTTAAGGTTTCTGAAAGTGCGGCAAGCCGGATTTCCGTACTTACGCAGATTGGGTACGCGCTGGGATTATTGCTGATTGTACCGCTCGGGGATAAATTTTTCCGTAAGAAATTAATTCTGATAGACCTGTTTCTTGTCTTCGGTTCCCTGCTATGGATGACTTTTGCCGATCAGTTATGGATGCTGTATGCTGCCAGCTTGTTGATTGGAGCTACTTCTGTTATTCCACAGCTCTTCGTTCCCATTGCTGCCGAATTATCAACAGATAAGGAGAAATCCTCCAATATCGGATTGGTGATGTCCGGACTGTTGTTAGGGATTCTTCTTTCCCGTTTCATAGGAGGGATAGTAGGGGAAATCTGGGGATGGAGAGCTATGTTTGGTATTGCCGCAGGACTCATGGTCCTGGTATGGCTGGCAGTGTATAAAATGCTACCAGAGCTGCACCCTAATTTCAAAGGAACCTACAGAGAATTAATGCAATCTGTGATTCATCTTGCCAGGACTCAGCCTATTCTTCAACTGGCATCTTTCCGTGGGGCTATGGCTTTCGGATCCATGTGTGCTTTATTTACGACATTGGTATTTCATATGGAGAAGCCACCGTTTAACGCAGGATCTTCCGTAGTCGGAAGTTTTGGACTGGCAGGAGCTGTGGGGGCATTGGCAGCGGCAAAAGTGGGTGCACTTCAGAAATACTTAGACCTTAACAGGATTATCTTGTATTCTTTATTGATTGTGATAGGGAGCTGGGGCTTTACTTATTTTGCAGGAGAAACCTATTGGGGACTTATTGTAGGAGTTATCCTTGTGGATCTCGGGGTACAGTCAAGCCATATTATGAATCAAACCAATTATTTCCTGATTAAATCCAATGCTGTCAACAGGTTGAATACGGTGTATATGGTTTCTTATTTTATTGGAGGTTCACTGGGGACCTGGCTGGCTTCTATTGCATGGCAAAAGGCACAATGGCCAGGAGTATGTTTTGTAGGGGCAACTTTCGGGGTATTGGGGCTTATTGCACACATCGTGTTCTGTAACAAGGTAAACAAAGCATAA
- a CDS encoding GNAT family N-acetyltransferase, translating to MNTLQSTNIPDYAERINYTALINCYMKEFTNWSRYLGIPKYDQGIAAYLQKTPTDLHIRIDFSSIGCDVYVPVTYFSESGRHLFDFPVLMRVLATDEVSELDVYGFMALTAEYAKGIYPGIEVSTILERLNNSIENLSEYLYHSIHSKKPVNDLEMSFIEAEQSLILGHILHPVPKSKQGFTGEDLLKYSPETSGRFQLFYFLVHPENMIEKNADGEWVSKELAEKVYPLLNPEHKKLWDQHPEYHILPMHPWEADYLLAQENVQIIQEQGLLFALGHYGDFFTPTSSVRTVYNEDYKWMFKFSLHVKITNSERINLYPELHRGHDISMLLKTEWGKNLQRDFPEIDFMVDPAFMAVTFNGKIINGFNISIRRNLFQGENKNKNVTLLAALCQDGILGKPSRLQNIITNTAEKLNQPIEKIALEWFRQYLHLCVRPIVRILNTYGLACEFHQQNVMVELDKKGFPAKIYFRDNQGFFFREGRKEMVSQALPGIADESQSIIDEESLAPKYTYYLVTNNILGVVNALGCNRLADENKLINLIYKAFKELENEDETGLVNYIINTRNWYTKGNLITSLQNINEADESMEYPAVFLDTPNPLNKYFYSHRLIKPQTTGTVYSRRFEEENIDISIRPFDFDRDFEMVHEWFNREHAKPFWKMDGPKRDLELWFRTILPSDEQHSFIGEVNGVAQFSFEPYWPMRDIVGAYYDSLPTDYGTHFFVAETRKDKKFSFQSFQVALDYIFSLPEVGKCIGEASIEAVPTDRLITRLGYTREGVITMPHKTAYLTFCTRENYWEKCPESRLETNNA from the coding sequence ATGAATACATTGCAATCAACTAATATCCCTGACTATGCAGAAAGGATAAACTATACTGCCCTTATCAACTGCTATATGAAAGAATTTACCAATTGGAGCCGCTATCTTGGTATCCCCAAATACGACCAGGGAATAGCCGCCTATCTCCAAAAAACACCCACTGATCTTCATATCAGAATAGATTTTTCCTCCATAGGATGTGATGTGTATGTTCCTGTGACTTACTTTTCTGAAAGTGGAAGACATCTTTTTGATTTTCCTGTATTAATGAGGGTTCTGGCTACAGATGAAGTTTCAGAACTGGATGTTTACGGCTTCATGGCCTTAACTGCTGAATATGCAAAAGGAATTTATCCTGGCATTGAGGTTTCAACCATATTGGAAAGGCTTAACAACAGCATTGAAAACCTTTCAGAATACCTGTACCACTCCATTCATAGTAAAAAGCCGGTTAATGATCTTGAAATGTCTTTCATTGAAGCGGAACAATCTCTTATTTTGGGGCATATCCTTCATCCCGTACCGAAATCCAAGCAAGGATTTACGGGTGAAGATTTATTAAAATATTCTCCGGAAACCTCCGGAAGATTTCAGCTATTTTATTTCCTGGTACATCCTGAAAACATGATCGAAAAAAATGCGGACGGAGAATGGGTAAGTAAAGAGTTGGCGGAAAAAGTCTATCCACTTCTGAACCCTGAGCATAAAAAACTTTGGGATCAGCATCCGGAGTACCATATCCTTCCAATGCACCCATGGGAGGCAGATTATCTGTTGGCACAGGAAAACGTGCAGATTATACAGGAGCAGGGACTCCTTTTTGCACTAGGCCATTATGGAGACTTCTTCACTCCTACTTCTTCAGTAAGAACAGTTTACAATGAGGATTATAAATGGATGTTTAAATTTTCGTTGCATGTAAAGATTACCAATTCAGAAAGAATTAATCTGTACCCGGAACTTCACCGTGGTCATGACATCAGCATGCTGTTGAAAACCGAATGGGGGAAAAATCTTCAGAGAGATTTTCCTGAAATAGATTTTATGGTAGATCCTGCTTTTATGGCCGTTACATTCAACGGGAAAATAATTAACGGATTCAACATCAGTATCAGAAGAAATCTTTTCCAGGGAGAAAATAAGAATAAAAACGTAACCCTTCTGGCAGCTTTATGTCAGGATGGAATTCTTGGGAAACCTTCCAGACTTCAGAATATTATAACCAATACAGCGGAAAAGCTAAATCAGCCAATAGAAAAAATTGCATTGGAATGGTTCAGGCAATATCTGCATCTCTGTGTAAGACCCATTGTCAGAATTCTGAATACCTATGGGCTTGCCTGTGAATTCCATCAGCAAAATGTTATGGTAGAGCTGGATAAAAAAGGTTTCCCGGCCAAGATTTACTTCAGGGATAATCAGGGATTCTTTTTCAGGGAAGGGAGAAAAGAAATGGTTTCTCAGGCTCTTCCGGGAATTGCAGATGAGAGTCAGTCTATTATAGATGAGGAATCCTTAGCTCCAAAATACACGTATTATCTGGTAACCAACAACATTCTCGGAGTTGTTAATGCTTTAGGATGCAACAGGTTAGCGGATGAAAACAAGCTGATCAACCTTATTTACAAAGCATTTAAAGAACTTGAAAATGAAGATGAAACCGGCTTGGTAAACTATATCATCAATACAAGAAACTGGTATACAAAAGGAAATCTGATCACCAGTTTACAAAATATTAATGAAGCCGATGAATCAATGGAATATCCTGCCGTTTTCCTGGATACACCCAATCCTCTTAACAAGTACTTTTACAGCCACAGGCTTATAAAGCCTCAAACTACAGGAACAGTATATTCCCGTCGTTTTGAGGAAGAAAACATAGACATAAGTATAAGACCTTTCGACTTTGACCGGGATTTTGAAATGGTTCACGAATGGTTCAACAGGGAACATGCCAAACCTTTCTGGAAAATGGATGGACCTAAACGTGACCTTGAGCTTTGGTTCAGAACTATCCTTCCAAGTGATGAGCAGCACAGCTTTATAGGAGAAGTGAATGGAGTGGCACAATTCAGCTTTGAACCGTACTGGCCAATGAGGGATATTGTTGGTGCTTATTACGACTCACTTCCTACGGACTATGGAACTCATTTTTTTGTAGCAGAAACACGCAAGGATAAGAAGTTTTCTTTCCAGTCTTTCCAGGTTGCCTTGGATTATATATTTTCCCTTCCGGAAGTTGGGAAATGTATTGGAGAAGCATCAATAGAGGCTGTTCCTACCGACAGGCTGATTACCCGGTTAGGATATACAAGAGAAGGAGTGATCACAATGCCTCATAAAACAGCTTACCTTACTTTCTGTACCCGTGAGAATTATTGGGAGAAATGTCCGGAAAGCAGGCTGGAGACGAATAATGCTTAA
- a CDS encoding alpha/beta hydrolase, whose translation MKKFISIVLILTAFVQVSAQKIIHQEVFSPKMNKKIKTIIITPNLLPDTTYPSVYILHGFSGNPDRIIKEDIPDLVQKAQEYKTIYVLPDGDYSSWYVDSPIMRDSQYQTFIGKELVDFIDKNYPVKAEKKSRGILGWSMGGYGATNIGVTYNKTFGIVGSSCGALDFNSLKEGYQKYMVNRVLGPLEFLNPNFLTDSKIKLMAGADQQYIFDCGTDDSQMITMNRNFHKKLTEARIQHLYIESLGGHVPEYWSRSLSEQLALFERFFKK comes from the coding sequence ATGAAAAAGTTTATCAGCATTGTACTTATCCTGACAGCTTTTGTACAGGTTTCAGCCCAGAAAATTATTCATCAGGAAGTTTTCAGTCCTAAAATGAATAAAAAGATCAAAACAATCATTATTACTCCCAATCTTCTGCCTGATACCACGTATCCATCAGTATATATTCTTCATGGTTTCAGCGGTAATCCGGATAGAATTATCAAAGAGGATATTCCTGATCTGGTACAGAAAGCACAGGAATATAAAACCATTTATGTACTGCCGGATGGAGATTACAGTTCATGGTATGTAGACAGTCCTATTATGAGGGATTCACAATATCAGACTTTTATCGGGAAGGAGCTGGTAGATTTTATTGATAAAAATTATCCCGTAAAGGCCGAAAAAAAGTCCAGGGGAATTCTGGGATGGAGTATGGGAGGGTACGGAGCTACCAATATCGGGGTTACTTACAACAAAACATTTGGAATTGTCGGAAGCTCATGCGGTGCTCTTGATTTTAATTCTCTTAAGGAAGGATATCAGAAATATATGGTGAACAGGGTATTGGGACCGTTAGAGTTTTTAAATCCCAATTTCCTTACAGACAGCAAAATAAAATTAATGGCCGGTGCTGATCAGCAATACATTTTTGATTGTGGTACAGATGACAGCCAGATGATCACTATGAACCGGAACTTCCATAAAAAGCTTACAGAAGCCAGAATTCAGCATTTATATATAGAATCTCTGGGTGGCCATGTCCCTGAATACTGGAGCAGGTCATTATCTGAACAGCTTGCTTTGTTTGAAAGATTTTTTAAAAAATAA
- a CDS encoding DsbA family oxidoreductase has translation MKIEIWSDIMCPFCYIGKNNFEQALQQLPFKEAVEVEWKSFQLDPGLDPEETQNTIQYFKEKKGFPEAQASQMISQVTQMGKGAGIDFNFEKALITNTFSAHRLLHLAKKYNLSNEMEEALFIAHFIDGKNVGDTDVLVALAENLGIDKEEARKVVSSEELDYEVHQDIQEARNNGISGVPFFVLNGKYAVSGAQPVEVFKEALEQTYKETVNPFKDLSGGSGASCDADGCSI, from the coding sequence ATGAAAATAGAAATCTGGTCGGACATCATGTGTCCGTTTTGTTATATAGGAAAAAATAATTTTGAACAGGCCTTACAGCAGCTTCCTTTCAAAGAAGCTGTGGAAGTAGAGTGGAAGAGTTTTCAGCTGGACCCAGGTTTAGATCCTGAAGAAACGCAAAACACGATTCAATACTTTAAAGAAAAAAAAGGATTTCCCGAAGCTCAGGCCAGTCAGATGATCAGTCAGGTGACTCAAATGGGGAAAGGAGCGGGAATTGATTTTAATTTTGAGAAAGCATTAATCACGAATACGTTCAGCGCTCACAGACTGCTTCATCTGGCTAAAAAGTACAATTTATCGAATGAAATGGAAGAAGCATTGTTTATTGCTCATTTCATCGATGGTAAAAACGTGGGAGATACGGATGTCCTGGTTGCTCTTGCTGAAAATCTTGGAATTGACAAAGAGGAAGCCCGAAAGGTAGTTTCTTCAGAGGAATTAGATTATGAAGTGCATCAGGATATTCAGGAAGCCAGGAATAACGGTATTTCCGGAGTGCCTTTTTTTGTATTGAACGGGAAATATGCGGTTTCGGGGGCACAACCGGTAGAAGTATTTAAAGAGGCTCTCGAACAGACCTATAAAGAAACTGTAAATCCTTTTAAAGATTTGTCCGGTGGCAGTGGTGCCTCATGCGACGCTGACGGCTGCAGCATTTAA
- a CDS encoding NUDIX hydrolase produces the protein MNEMDSKEQILKRSVEAKEIYLPHISADPVVFGFDQNELKVLLAKMHYRKQWMLPGGYVRKDEDLDEAVIRILKSRTGVTNVFLEEFGIFGKKNRSEYYFEDFDDTLFQKQRFISVGYYALYNSSEIYPVADEISETCEWIYLKQLPEIELAMDHREIIEKALLTLREKISYKPIGYNLLPEKFTFPELQKLYEAILGKKLNRGNFYKKIKNSGVLRKLDEQRRGGAHKSPDLYSFDQINYTRALEDGLNSW, from the coding sequence ATGAATGAAATGGATTCTAAAGAACAGATTCTCAAAAGATCTGTTGAAGCAAAAGAAATTTACCTCCCTCATATTTCTGCAGATCCGGTCGTTTTTGGCTTTGATCAGAACGAACTGAAAGTGCTGCTGGCAAAAATGCATTACAGAAAACAATGGATGCTTCCGGGCGGCTATGTAAGAAAAGATGAAGACCTGGATGAAGCCGTTATCAGAATATTAAAATCCAGAACGGGAGTAACTAATGTTTTTCTTGAAGAATTTGGAATATTCGGAAAGAAAAACAGAAGTGAATATTACTTCGAAGATTTTGATGATACCTTGTTTCAGAAACAAAGATTTATTTCTGTGGGCTACTATGCCCTGTACAATTCCTCCGAAATCTATCCTGTTGCAGATGAAATCAGCGAAACCTGCGAATGGATTTATTTAAAACAGCTTCCGGAGATTGAGCTTGCCATGGATCACAGGGAAATAATCGAAAAGGCTTTGCTTACTTTACGTGAAAAGATTTCGTATAAACCCATTGGCTACAATCTTCTGCCCGAGAAGTTTACCTTTCCTGAACTGCAAAAATTATATGAAGCCATACTAGGTAAAAAACTCAATCGTGGAAACTTTTATAAAAAGATCAAAAATTCAGGAGTCCTGAGAAAACTTGATGAACAAAGACGGGGCGGTGCTCATAAGTCCCCTGATCTCTACTCTTTTGATCAGATCAATTATACCAGAGCCCTGGAAGATGGCCTGAATAGCTGGTAA
- a CDS encoding MBL fold metallo-hydrolase, giving the protein MKIIPLKEGNFSTSKTKDFTLLTEENFETVTGIKMAVQPFLIITRNDYILLDAGIGWKNNDGTSVISGILEKEKINPDRITKILFSHLHKDHIEGAVKITTDGFEAAFPNAKMYIQRRELDFAMENKGNPSFDFDILEKLVQLPNVVWMEKDQGQITDEISYEVAGGHTPFMQVFWIREDGETVFYGADDLPQASYLKYHLAYKTDFDGRKAMSLRLQWEKEARENHWKILLYHDLDKAIIEF; this is encoded by the coding sequence ATGAAAATCATTCCACTCAAAGAAGGCAATTTCTCAACAAGCAAAACCAAAGATTTTACTCTTTTAACTGAAGAAAACTTTGAAACTGTTACAGGAATTAAAATGGCTGTACAGCCCTTCCTTATCATCACCAGAAACGATTATATTCTTTTGGACGCAGGCATTGGCTGGAAAAATAATGATGGAACTTCAGTGATCTCCGGAATTCTTGAAAAGGAAAAAATAAATCCGGACCGGATTACGAAGATCCTGTTCTCTCATCTGCATAAAGACCATATTGAAGGAGCCGTAAAAATTACGACTGATGGCTTTGAAGCTGCCTTTCCCAATGCAAAAATGTACATACAGAGGAGAGAGCTGGACTTTGCCATGGAAAATAAAGGAAATCCTTCTTTTGATTTTGATATACTGGAAAAACTGGTTCAATTACCCAATGTTGTTTGGATGGAGAAAGATCAAGGGCAGATCACAGACGAAATATCCTATGAAGTGGCAGGAGGACATACGCCTTTCATGCAGGTTTTCTGGATCAGAGAAGACGGGGAAACCGTATTCTATGGGGCTGATGATCTTCCACAGGCCTCTTACTTAAAATACCATCTGGCGTATAAAACTGATTTTGACGGAAGAAAAGCAATGTCACTGAGGCTGCAGTGGGAAAAAGAAGCCAGGGAAAACCATTGGAAAATACTGCTTTATCATGATCTTGATAAAGCGATTATTGAATTTTAA
- a CDS encoding 5'-methylthioadenosine/S-adenosylhomocysteine nucleosidase family protein — protein sequence MIKINEELQFPVSDTLFVFALDSEAGTVFDGKNKLITGIGKVNAAIELTKEIHQRKPKLIINLGSAGSKEFRKGEVVCCTKFIQRDMDVRGLGFKMYETPLSGIPPVLEYGLKMDKLKEGICGSGDSFEMNHSETDYNIVDMEAYPLALIARKENIPFLCLKYISDDAGNDAADDWSVQVHLASEAFKTILFS from the coding sequence ATGATAAAGATTAATGAAGAACTTCAGTTCCCGGTTTCAGATACTCTTTTTGTATTTGCCTTGGATTCGGAGGCAGGAACTGTATTTGACGGGAAAAATAAATTGATAACAGGTATCGGAAAAGTAAATGCTGCGATAGAATTAACCAAAGAAATTCATCAGAGGAAGCCTAAGTTAATTATCAATTTAGGTTCGGCAGGCAGTAAAGAGTTTCGTAAAGGAGAAGTTGTATGCTGCACAAAATTCATTCAGAGGGATATGGATGTCAGAGGGCTGGGATTTAAAATGTATGAAACGCCCTTATCCGGAATTCCGCCTGTTCTGGAATATGGCCTCAAAATGGACAAGCTGAAAGAAGGGATTTGTGGAAGTGGGGACAGTTTTGAAATGAATCATTCCGAAACGGATTACAATATCGTAGATATGGAAGCATACCCTTTAGCACTTATTGCCCGGAAAGAAAATATTCCGTTTCTGTGCCTGAAATATATCTCCGACGATGCAGGAAATGATGCCGCAGATGACTGGAGCGTTCAGGTACATTTGGCTTCTGAAGCATTTAAAACCATTTTATTTTCATAA
- a CDS encoding GNAT family N-acetyltransferase: protein MTSIIINKASPEDWEIIQELGILTFTETFSEDNSEEAMEKYLEESFNTEKIKSELNNSDSIFYIAWEEDDPVGYLKVNSGNAQTELQDNNSLEIERIYVKKSHHGKKVGQLLYDQAVDTAKALQKSYVWLGVWEEILRALQFYRKNGFVEFDKHIFRLGDEEQTDLMMKKILD, encoded by the coding sequence ATGACATCAATTATTATCAACAAAGCATCCCCGGAAGATTGGGAGATCATACAGGAACTGGGCATTCTTACTTTTACTGAAACCTTTTCTGAAGATAATTCTGAAGAAGCAATGGAAAAGTATCTGGAAGAAAGCTTCAATACTGAAAAAATAAAGTCGGAGCTGAATAACTCTGATTCGATTTTCTATATTGCCTGGGAAGAAGATGATCCTGTAGGATATCTTAAGGTAAATTCAGGAAATGCACAAACAGAGTTGCAGGATAACAACAGTCTTGAAATTGAAAGGATCTATGTAAAGAAAAGCCATCATGGGAAAAAAGTGGGACAACTTTTATATGACCAGGCTGTGGATACTGCAAAAGCTTTACAAAAATCTTATGTATGGCTGGGAGTTTGGGAAGAAATCCTGCGGGCTTTACAATTCTACAGGAAAAATGGTTTTGTAGAGTTTGACAAGCATATTTTCAGGCTTGGAGATGAAGAACAGACGGATCTGATGATGAAGAAAATACTTGATTAA
- a CDS encoding MATE family efflux transporter: protein MDRKTFILEGDMKTVMWETSWPAVAAIVLYGINNFLDAIFVGYLINTQALAAVGMAYPLSQIVLGFGRWAGTGAGAAVSIWIGENNKDRLYRLFGSFNFLCIFFSVLCAVPAYMFAHELMAMMGARGNLQMIAVEYFRVTLIGTVFWIYGLALNMLIRAEGKMKTAAAMITAGLVIDIILKPVFISGFGWGVAGAAWATNCGMLIYSLLGFYYYARGKSSFSTQWKSFSYDKVIGKRILKLGLPEMILSIMSVIQSIIIFNAIAAYGTEKDISFFTVLNRFFLFLLTPLFGLMRGLQPVVGINFGAGQFHRAGKFLRTYIMAGVAILAPFFLVALLFPEKLIALMLPGYSAEQHQILDFRLFFSVLPLLPVTVLALSYYPAVNQSKKASFLVFLRQIILYIPLMLILPHYFGVKSIYWGSAMIELVVGIVTLFLLKNYKMRGNEVRIN, encoded by the coding sequence ATGGACCGCAAAACATTCATCTTAGAAGGTGATATGAAAACGGTTATGTGGGAAACCTCATGGCCTGCCGTTGCCGCTATTGTCCTGTATGGAATCAATAATTTTCTGGATGCTATTTTTGTAGGTTATCTTATCAATACCCAGGCTTTGGCTGCAGTAGGAATGGCTTATCCCCTGTCCCAGATTGTGCTGGGATTTGGGAGATGGGCCGGAACGGGAGCCGGAGCAGCCGTAAGCATATGGATCGGAGAGAATAATAAAGACCGGTTGTACCGTTTATTCGGAAGTTTCAATTTCCTGTGTATCTTTTTTTCCGTCTTATGCGCTGTTCCTGCTTATATGTTTGCTCATGAGCTTATGGCAATGATGGGTGCGAGGGGAAATCTTCAGATGATTGCCGTAGAATACTTTCGTGTCACCCTTATCGGAACTGTTTTCTGGATCTATGGACTGGCATTGAATATGCTGATCAGGGCCGAAGGAAAGATGAAAACTGCAGCAGCCATGATCACTGCAGGTCTTGTTATTGATATCATTCTTAAACCTGTTTTTATATCAGGATTCGGATGGGGTGTTGCAGGTGCCGCATGGGCTACCAATTGTGGAATGCTTATATATTCCCTCTTAGGTTTTTATTATTATGCCAGAGGTAAAAGCTCTTTTTCTACGCAATGGAAATCATTTTCCTACGATAAAGTAATCGGGAAAAGGATTTTAAAACTGGGGCTTCCTGAAATGATACTTTCTATAATGAGTGTCATTCAGAGTATTATTATTTTCAATGCGATTGCTGCCTATGGAACGGAGAAAGATATTTCCTTCTTCACGGTACTGAACAGGTTTTTTCTTTTCCTCCTTACTCCTTTATTTGGACTAATGAGGGGCTTGCAGCCAGTAGTGGGAATCAATTTCGGAGCAGGACAGTTTCATCGGGCAGGAAAATTTCTCAGGACCTATATTATGGCGGGAGTGGCAATACTGGCTCCATTTTTCCTGGTTGCCTTGCTTTTCCCTGAAAAGCTGATCGCCCTGATGCTTCCGGGATATTCTGCGGAGCAGCATCAGATTCTCGACTTCAGGCTATTTTTTTCTGTTTTGCCTTTATTGCCGGTAACGGTATTAGCACTCTCCTATTATCCGGCGGTCAACCAGAGTAAAAAAGCGAGCTTTCTGGTTTTCCTTCGTCAGATTATTCTTTATATCCCACTGATGTTGATTTTGCCTCATTATTTTGGAGTAAAGAGTATTTATTGGGGAAGTGCCATGATAGAGCTTGTAGTGGGAATTGTTACACTGTTTTTACTTAAGAATTATAAGATGAGGGGGAATGAAGTTAGAATTAATTAG